In Deltaproteobacteria bacterium, the sequence AGTACTACGCCAAGCGAGAGCCCTCGAAGGTGCGGCGCGTGCTCGCCAACGGCGCCTTCGTCGAGGGCTGGGCGGTCTACGCCGAGAAGCTCATGGTCGATGCCGGGTACGCCGGGGCCGCGGGCGCGCAGAAGCGACCGCGCGGGGTCGGCAAGGCCGCGTGGCGCGTGGCGACCGAGCCCGCGCTGCGGGCCAAGGCGATCGCGCTGCACGGCCTCAAGTTCTACCTGCGCTCGGTGACCAACGCGATCCTCGATCACGGCGTCCACGCCGGCGACATGACCGAGGAGCAGGCCATGGACCTGATGGTCAACCGCTCCTTCCAGCAAGAGGGCGAGGCCCGCGGCAAGTGGGTCCGCGCGCAGGTCACCTCGACACAGCTGTCGACCTACTTCGTGGGCGCGCAGGCGTGGCTGCGGCTGCGCAAGCACGCCGAGGTCATCGCGCGCGACACCGGCACGCCGTTCGACATGGCGAAGTTCCACGACGCCGCGCTGGCCCACGGCGCGCCGCCGCTGCAGCGCATGCCCGAGCTGCTCGGCTGGCCCGCGCCCGGCAGCAAGCCCACGGCTGCGGCGGCACCGGCCGACGGCGCGGCCGCCAGCGACGATGCTTCGAGCGAAGCCGCCGCCGACTGATCGCGACGTGGTCGAGCTTCAGGGCGCGGGGGTCTGCTTCGCGAACGCCTCGTGCAGGGTCCGGCGCAGCTCGCCGACCAGCGTGGCGTCCTTGACGTCGATCACCGGCGTGTTGTCGTACTGCTCCCAGTAGACCGTGGGCGGGTGATCGTCGTGGACCTCGAGCGCGCGCCGCAGCTTGCGGTTGTCGGGCACGAACCCGCGATCGAGCAGGCCGGTGATGGTGTTGGCGATGGTGCCGTTCAGACCGCAGATGAGCACCGCGACCTTGTCGGGGCGCAGCTCGCCGGGCGCCAGCCGCAACGCGGCCTCGGCCTCTGCGCGCCGGGCCGGCTCGCAGATCGACTCGGCGCGCCCACGCCAGCCGCCCCAGTCGCCCTGTGGACGGCTCACACACGGCACGTAGACCAGACCGTTCTCCGCGGCGTAGCGCTCGAGCTCCGCGCGGTAGCCGAGCCCGGTCGCATGGCTCGCGCCGTGGACGATCGCGAGATCGTCGAGTCGCGCCTTGGGGTCGCGACGCACGCGCGCACGCGCGATGCTCACGAATGGCGCCAGCCCGGTGCCGGCCGCGACGCACAGCTTGAGCCGGCGATCCTCGAGCCCGACGGTGCCCTCGAGGGTGAAGTGCCCGGTCGGCACCGTGCGACAGTACATGCGATCGCCGACCGCGATCGGCCACATCACGTGGGTCAGCGGCAGGTCCGACTCGGGCTCACCGACCTTGCGGATGTAGAACTCGAGCTCGGGCATCTCGTCGGGTGACGACGCGATCGACATCGGGCGACGCACCGACAACGGCCGCGGATCCGCGGCGCCCTCGACGACCTCGCGGTTCATGCCGATGGTGACGTACTGACCGGGCACGAACCACGGCCCCTCGCCGTGGTGCTCGACGCTGTCGGGTCGCAAGCGGAAGATCGACAGCGTGGGCTCGAGGTCCTCGCGGGCGACGAGCGTGGCGTTGTACTCGAGCAGCTTGGACATCGCACCACCAGTCTACCCGGCGGCGGTCGCAGCCACCACCAGCTCGACCAGCCGCGAGGACAGCGACAGCGAGGGCAGCACCGCCAGCGTCGCCGCGTGTCCGGCCGGGGACATCTTCGCCCACGTCTTCGCGACGATGGCCGCCACCGCCTCGGGCTCGCGGTCGGCCGCGAACGCGGCCAGCTCGTCCTGCACGAAGCGCAGGCACACCGCGTCCTCGAGTAGCGCGGCCCCGGGGTCGTGGTGCAGCTGCTTCTTGAGCATGACCGCACCCACGCGATCCCCGAGCGCAGGCTCGTAGCCGACCGACGCCAGCGTGGCCTTGGCCAGCTCGACGTGCCGCAGCATCGCCGCCGCGCGCCAGCGCTTGTAGCCGACCACGCCCTCGGGGTAGTCGCGCCGGGGCAGCTCGAAGCGGCGCACGTGCTGCGCGAGTGCGGCCAGCCGCACGGCGATCTCCGCGTCGCCGTCGAGGCGTCGTACCCACGCGGATACCCTCGCGTGGTAGTCGAGCGCGATCGTCATGGCGACGCCGTCGCGCACGAACTCGCGAGGATCATCCAGGTGATGGGTCGCGAAGGCCCGCAGCACCGCCGGCCAGCGGGCGTCGACGGTCTCGGGCCAAGCATCGAGGGTCGCGGCGGCGCGATCGAGATCCACGGTCCATGGAGCCTACGCCGCCCAGCGGCGCGCTGTCGAACCCAAGCACCCCCCAGGAACCAAGCCCTGGCAGCATTGTCCATCGTCGCCCATGGCCTCCGCTTCGACTCCGACTCCCGCCGCCGCCCTGCAACCCCGCATCGCCTCGATCGTCGCCCTACCCCTCGCCGCGCTCGTGCTCGCGTGCGCCCACGGACGTGCCGAGTCGCGCGCGCTGCCGCTGACGAAGCTGCGGCTGTACGAGACCGGCGTCGGCTACTTCGAGCGCGCCGGCACGCTCGGCGGCACCCACGGTGCGGGCGTGCCGGTGCCCTCCGGTCACCTCGACGATGCGCTGGAGAGCCTGGTCGTGCTCGGTGCCGACGGCAGCGTGCAACAGGTCGCGTTCGACAGCCGCCAGAGCCCCGCGGTCGCCCGCGCGCGCGCGGGTCTGCCGGCCGAGCCCGACGCCGAGGTGCGACTGCACGACGTGCTGGTTGGCCTTCGCGGCCACGATGCAATCGTGCGCGGCGCCGGCAAGCGGGTGCGGGGCCGCATCGTCGACATCATCGGTGTGCCCGAGGCCGGCGCCACCAGTCCCGACGCACCGTCGCCGGTGTCGCTGCAGGCCGGCGCCACGCCCAACCACACCTTCGTGCTGATGATGACGCCCCGCGGCGGCTTCCGCCGCATCGATGTCGCGACCATCACCGCGGTGCGGCCGCTGGATCCCGCGTTGCGCCAGCGCTTCGGTGCGGCGCTCGACGCCGCGGTCGCGCTGCGTAGCAACGCCCGCGGCATGCTCGACGTCGCCGGCCGCGGCGAGGTCCGCATCGGCTACCTCGCGGAGGCGCCGGTGTGGCGCGCGAGCTATCGCATGGTCGTCGGCGAGCGCAACCTCGCCGCACTGCAGGGCTGGGCGCTCGTCCACAACGACACCGAGGAGGACTGGCACGACGTCGCGCTCGAGCTCGTCAACGGCCGGCCCGACGCGTTCCTCTTCCCCATGGCCGCGCCGCGCTACGACCGTCGCGAGCTGGTGGTGCCGGAGCGCGAGCTGTCGAGCGTGCCGCAGCTGCTCACGACCACCGCCGACGCGATGTGGGGCGACTTCCTCGACGAGGGCGAGGCCGGCACGATCGGCTATGGCTCTGGATCCGGCACCGGCTCGGGCTACGGCGCCAGCTTCGGTGGCCGCAGCGCCAAGAGCCCGCGCGTGACCATGGGCAGCGGCACCAGCGATCTGGTCGCGGTCGGCAACCTCGCGGCGCTGGCCACGGGCACCGGCCAGGAGGCCCGCACGGTGTTCGCCTACGACGCCGCCAAGCACCTCGAGCTGCAGGCCGGTCGTTCCGCGATGGTGCCGCTGCTGAGCTCGAAGCTCGAGGCCGAGCTGGTCACGTGGGTGGTCGATTTCACCGACGGCACCGCACGCCATGCGGTGCGCGTCGCCAACACCACCGCGCAGACCCTGCCCGAGGGCACGCTGGCGGTCTTCGAGGGTGGCGGCTTCGCCGGTGAGGCGATCCTGCCGCGGCTCAAGCCCAGCGAGCGCCGCTTCCTCGAGATCGGCGACGACCCCGACACCGAGCTGGAGATCGACGATCGCGACGCGCAGGAAGACACCAAGCTGCTGGTCTACGACAACGGCAACCTGACCGAGCACTACCTGCGCACCACCAGCCTGTCGCTGGTGGTGCACAACCGCAGCGGCCGCGCGCGCGCGCTCCACGTCGAGGTGCCGGCGGGCAGCAACACCGAGATCGACGGCGCCGATCGCATCGACTTCGACCTCGATCGCGGCCGCCCGCTGGCGGTGTTCCAGGTGCCTGCGCAGACCCGCACCAAGCCGCGCCGCGTGACGATCCGCGAGGGGCTCACGCGCATCCACGGCTTCGAGGCGGTCACCGTGGCGGTACTCGAGCGCTACGCCGACACCGCCGCGCTGTCGGTCGCGACCCGCAAGTTCGTCGGCGAAGCGCTGACCCGTCGTCGCGCCCAGGCCGAGGCGCAGACCCGGGTCACCAAGCTCGAGGCCGACATCGAGACCGCCAAGGCGGACCTCGAGCGGCTGCGTGGCCACCTGCAGGCGCTCGGCGAGGGCGGTGGCGACAGCGAGCGCAACCCCCTGGTCAAGCGCGTGATCGCGACCGAGGACGAGCTCGCGAAGCTGCGCCGCGAGCTCGAGACCGCCCGCGAAGAGCTCGGCCGCCGCGAGACCGCGACCCGGAGCAGCCTCGAAGCGCTCGCGACCCCGGCCGCGGCCGGCTGAAGGGTTTGCAACGAATCGCAGCGGGCCGACGCGCGCGGGTGTCATCGCGCGGCCGCCCCCTGCACCGGCGGCGCCTGCCCTCGGCACCCGCAAGTGCGCACCACGGCGGCACTTCGGGAGCGCGGGCACGCCGGTTGCTCATGCCCGTCCTCCGTGAACCTCGCCCGCTGCTTCGCCCTCGCGCTCCCCCTCGTGTCCAGCACCTTCGCCACGCTCGCGCCGACCGACGCGAACGCCTGCTGGGACGGCATCGCCGTGAGCAGCGATCGCGTCGCACTCGGCATCGACACCCCCGCGAGCTGGACGCCCGAGGGCGCGCGTCACTGGGCCAAGTGGCTCGGTCGCCTCGACGCGCTGGTGCCGGCCGGCAAGCAGCTGGTCGTAATGCAGGGCGCGATCGAGATCTGCGACGACGGCCACGAGAACTGTCGCGAGGCCGCGATGGGCTGGGACGACGGCTCGGCGTTCACGCTGTTCCAGATCGCCGTGGCGCTGTTCGAGCCCGATCCTCAGCAGGTCGCGCAGGCCCGCCGCGCCGGCCATGTCGCGCTCACGGTGCAGGTCGCCGCCACCTTCGACCTCGCCGCCGCGCAGGCCCTGGCCGTGCGCATCAACGACACCGATCTCGAGCTGGCCGGCTTCTACGACGTCGGCGGATTCCCTTCCACCAACGATGTCGCCCACGTGGTCGAGCGCGTGACCGACGACGGCGTGCGCTACGAGGTCGTGGTCGGGGCCTTCCTCGATCGCGCGCAGGCGCGCGAGGCACTCGCGGTGCTCGACGAAGCGCTCACGCTCGACGGCTTCGTGCGGCCGCTCGATCAGCGCACGAGCGCCGACGAGGGCTGCTGACGGCGAGGCCACGCCCACGGCAGCACGAGTGCGACCACGCTCGCCGCCGCCAGCCCCCACGCGACCGGTAGCAATCCCAGCGGCGTCCCGGCGCGCATCGTCAGCAGCAGCACCGCGTTGCCGGCGACGATCGAGGCCATCGCCGCGGTGGCGGTGAACCGACGCCACACGAGCGCCGCCCACAGCGTCGGCACCAACATCACGTAGCCCGAGAACGAGAACGTCGCGAGCCCGAAGATCGACGCCGGTGACCACACCACCAGCGCCCACGTGATGGCCGCGAGCAGCAGCGAGAACACCTGCCCCGCACGGACCTCGGTGCGCTCGTGGAGGTCACGACGGATCCGGCGCAGCACGTCGCGACCGAACATCGACGACAGCGTCAGGAACTGCGCATCGAGGGTCGACATCACCGCCGCGAGGATCGCCGCCAGCCCGACGCCGTGCATCCAAGGCGGCAGGTGCTGCACGACCATCATCGGCAGCACGCGATCCGACGCGCGCCCCTCGAGCCCCGGCACCGCGACCGCGCCCCACACACCGATCAGCACCACCGGCAGCCACAGCAGCACCAGCGCCGCCGGGTAGAGACGCACGGTGTTGCGCAGGGCAGCGGGGTCACGCGCGGCGAACACCCGCACCAGCATGTGGGGGAAGGCGATCACCGTCAGCGAGATGGCCAGCGCCCACGAACCCCAAGCACCGGCGGCGAAGCGCGGGCGGTCCCCCAGCACCAGCAGCGAGGGCGCGCGCTCGAGCACCGCGGCGGTCGCCGCCGCCGGTCCGCCCAGGCCCGCGGCGATCGCCACGAACGCCGCCAGCACGAAGCCCATGAACACCACGCCCTGCACGACGTTGGTCCACATCGTCGCGCGCATGCCCCCGACCGCGGTGTAGATCGCCGTCACCACCAGCAGGGCGAGCGCGGCCAGGCGACCGTCGATCGCACCACCGCTGAAGACCTCGGTCGCCAGCGCGACGCCGATCACGGACGTGACCATGTACGGCAGCGTGTAGATCGTGAACGCGCCGAACAGCACCACTCCGAGCGCCGGGCTGCCGAGCTTGCGAGCGTACAGCTCCGCCGGCGAGATCGCGCCCTGGCGGCGGGCCTCGTGCCACGCCGGGCGCGCGATCAGCCAGAACGACAGCGGGATGCCGAGCGCCACGATCGCGGCGTTGTAGCCGAACACGCCCACGCCCTCGTGGTACGCGAGGCCGGGGATGCCGAGCAGCACGAACGGCGTCACGTTGGTGCCGAACAGCGCCATGAACAGCACCAGCGTGCGAGCGCTGCGGCTGCCGAGGAAGAAGTCCTCCGCGTTGGCCGAGGTCGCCCGCGCCGCGACTGCCCCGACCACGAGCACGACCCCGAAGTAGAGCAACACCGGCAGCAACAACGCGCTCATGCTCGGGGGCCCCGCTCGCCCCGCTCGCGGTCGGCGTCGTCGCGGTCGTCGTCGTCGCGATCCTCGTCGTCGGGCCAGACCGTCCGCGAGGTCATCGCCCACACCACCACCGCCGCGGCCAGCATCCACGCCAACGACCACGCCAGGGTCCACGGCAGCGTGCCGAACAGCAGCGGGCTCGGGCCCCCGCGGGCGGGCACGAGGTGCAGCACGACCAGCGCCGCCACGGCGGCCACGACCACGTTCCTGCGACCTCGCCCGCGCCCCGTCATCGCAGCTGTGCCTCCGCTACGCCGCCGCCGTCGCGGCCGGTCGTCGACGTCGCCACCACGCCTGCACCGCAGCCAGCTCCGCGGGACTCACGAACGCCAGGTACGAGACGATCATGAGCGGCGAGAACCACACCACGTAGAGCGCCAGCTGGATGCCGACGTGCATCGCGACGCCGAAGCCGAGCATCGGCCAGCGTAGATCGGGGAACCACCAGCGCCGCGGCAGCAGCGAGCGCAGCACGTGCACCGCCACGAACACCGCGAACAGGATCTCCCACCACAGCACCACGTGGGTCATCGGGCGCAGCAACCACGGCTGCAGCGACGCGTAGAAGGGACCGATGTCGAAGTGGCGGTTGTACGGGTTGACCAGCGCGTAGTAGAGCGCGGTGCCGTCGCGGTGCCAGGTGTCGCCCGACTTGAGCAAGCCGGTCGCGGTGTACAGCGTGCCGACCTGCACGATCCACACGCGGCGACACCACACGGGCACCTGACGCCGCCCCATGCGGCGGGCGTCGAGGCTGAACGCGCGACCGCTCGGCATCAGCATCAGGAGCGTGCACAGCACCATCTGCAGCTGGTCGGGCAGCGAGTACAGCAGCGGATTGCGCCCGCTCATGCTCAGCCACAGCGCCCACGACAGCACTGCAGCGATCGGCGTGTACCAACCGACCATCCACGCCACGTGGGCGGCGATGCCCACCGCGAACACCAGCTGTACCGCCCACGGCTGCTCGATCGCGAAGAAGATCGACATCCGCGACGGGAAGGCATCGCGCGCCCAGGTGCCATGCAACGGCGAGCGCGACGAGAAGTACTCCGCGAAGGCGCCGGCGTGGCACAGCAGGCTCGCCAGCAGCACCGCGACCACGCCGATGCGCAGCAGCCCCAGCGTGGTGCCGTCCTCGGGCCCGAGCCACATCCAGTCGAGCCCCCGCCAGAAGCGCCCGCGCGGCTGCGATCGCTCAGCCATGGGCCCCCGGGTTCACCGCGGCGTCGTCGGCGATCATCGAACGCGTCGGCTCGGTACCGCAGTGTGCCACCGTGACGAGGCGTCGATCGGGCTCGCCCAGGGTCGGCGCGCCGCGGGCAACCTTGTGCGGCGGTGTGAAGCGTCGCTTCACCTGGAACATCTTGATCGTCTTGGGCGCCGGACCTCGCCGGGCCTCGCGGACGCAAACCGAGCGCAGGTACCAGGTGCGGTTGTCGTTGCGCTTGTCGGGGTTGAAGTTGGCGTAGAAGCGCCAGATGTCGACCCGCGATTTCTGCCACGCCCAGATCGTGCCCCAGCCGTCGACGAGATCCTCGCTCTCCTCCAGCGCGACCTCGCGACCGTCGTCGTAGACCGCGACCAGATCCATGTACGTGTGCGCGCGCTGGGGATCGGGCGCGTACATGCCCCAGGTCTGCTTGATGCTGACGTGCAGCGCGAGCTTGGCGAGCACGCCCGGCACCTCGCCGAAGCGCTCACGCGGCAGCGCAGGCGCGACGATCAACACGCACAGCGCGGTGGGCACCAAGGCATGCAGGAGCGCCAGCACACGGCCGGCCCCGGGGCTCATCGTCGGCCTCGGCGCGGCCGCAGCGGCGCCGCCAACACGAGGAGCCACGGCAGGCCCGTGGGCGCGGCACCGCGACTGCGGCACGCGCACGAGGCCGTGCCCGCGTCGGCGTGCACGACCTCGAGGCCGCCCTCGCCATCGCCATCGCCGTCGCCGTCGCCCTCGCCCTCGCCCGTGGTGCCGTCGTCGCCGTCGGGCGCCCCGACCGCGCCGGCGACGACCGCGAGATCGATCGCAACCACGTCGACCGCCTCGGTGGCGACGAACGCCAGGTGCAGCACCTCACCGGGCCGCACCCCCTCGATCACGACGCGATGTCGATCGTCGGCGAGCGCCTCGATCGGCAGCTGCCGATCCCAGTCGCCGCCGACCAGCGTGACCTCGCGGGTCTTGCTCGAGCCGCTGGTGGGGGTGCCGGGGTCGTCGCGGGCAACCAGGTCGTAGGTGAACGCGATCGGCGTGGCACCGCGCTTGACCAGCAGCGCCGCCGTAGGGGGCGCGTCGCTGTTGCGCGTGCGCAGGTTCATCGAGAGCTCGACCTCGGTGGCCTCCGCGACCACGCGCAGCTGCACCGGGCCGGGCCAGAACGGCTCGACCGCGGCGCTGCGCTTGCGCAGGTACATGACGCGCCCCTGCGCCAGCGCGACCGGGTCCGATACCACCCGCACGCAGTCCAACAGGTTGCGCACCTCGAGCTCGCGGCGCAGCAACGCGACGTCGTCGTCGTCGACGCGGCCGTCCTCGCGCGCGGCAGCGGCGGCGTCGAGCAGCGCGGCCGCGAACAGCTCCAGCGTGGCGTCGCTGGCAACCCGCGAGAGTGCATCGAAGACGATCGCATCGAGCGGCTCACCCACCCGCACCCGCGTGCTCCACAGCGCCGCGGTGAGCGGCTCACCGTCGGCGTGCGACTCGCCGATGGTGTCGTCCGGGCAGCGCTTGTCGTTCTCGGCGGTGCGGATGTATGGGGTCGTCTGCGCGGCCCAGAAGCGCCCGACGTACTCGGCGAGGTCGGGGTTGGGCCGCAGCATGATCGCGAAATAGTCGGCGATCGATTCGTTGATCGCCGCGGCGTCGTTGTTGACGCCGTCGCTGCGGGTCGCCGGCTGCGTCAACCCGTCGGGGGTCAGCATCGCGACCACGCCGTGGCCGAGCTCGTGGTGGATGACGTCCGCGTCGAACGCGAAGTCGACCTCGGTGCCCTGCCCGAAGATCATCGTCGCACCCTTGGCGGGATCGCACTGATCGGTGAAGTACGCGTTGTCGAGCGGCACCCAGGGCACATCGGCGCTGGTGGGCAGGCCGCGGAAGTTGGCCAGCATCGTCGCGCGCTCACAGCGGAACTGGGTCAGGCCGCGCTCGTGCAGCACATCGAGGAAGTGTTCGGCATGCACGTACATGGACAGCTCGGCGTAGAGATCGTCGCCGTCGATGCCCGATGCTGGATCGACAGGGTCCGGTAGCGGCGCGAAGAAATCGCCGTGGCCGTCCGAGAACATGCGCGGCACCGCCCAGCAGTCGCCCTCGGCGTGCCAGGGCTCGACCTGGGCCGGCGCAACCGTCACGCAGTTCAGCGAGCGCACGTGCGGGCCCCACAGCGGCTCGCCCGGCACGTCGGTGTCGATGCCGGTGAGCGTGACCTCGACGGGATCGGGCGTCACCGACGGGTTCTCGAGGAACACGCGGGCGCGCGAGGCGAACGCGTTCTCGCGTTCGTCGACCAGCTCGCCGTCGGCGGCCGACAGCCACAGCGTGCGACGCGAGCCCTCCGGCCACGCACGAAACGGCAGCTGGACCTCCCACGCCAAGACCGGCTCCCCCCGCACCATGCGGTAGACCAGCTCGGGCTCGCGCTCGGGCGCGTCGCCGGCGTCCGCGAGCTGCGATCGCACGGCCGCGCGATCGAACGTCGGCACCGCTGGGCGCGGCGCCCGAAGCGGCGCAGGGCGGGACAGCAGCACGCGTCGCCGACCGTCCGCCGACCACCGTACGACCTCGAAGGCACCGCGGATCGGCAGCCCCTGATGGGCCCACGTCGTGACCTCGGTGCGTCCCTGCACGACGTCGTCGCGCAGCGGCACGGCGCGCGTGCCCGACACCTGCAATGCGACCGCGTCGGCGCGCTCGCTCGCACCGCCGGCGGCGGGGATCACCGCGAGGGCGAGGCCCACGACGACGCCGGGCACCCCCGTGGGTGGCCGGCGCCGCAGCCCACGGCGGAGCCCCCGCGCCTGCGAATCGGTCCCACGGCCCCCGCGACCAGCCACGCTTCCATGATAGCGTTCGATCGTCGCATGGTGGGCTCGGACGATCGATCGAAACGGACGCGGGGGCCCTTGGTCGCGGGCGTGGCACTCACGCTGGCGGGTTGCATGGAGGACCCGTTCGACTATGGCGCGCCGCGCAGCTGCGAGAGCGCCGATCAGGTCGCGTGGGTGCACGCGATCATGCAGGACGCCTATCTGTTCGCCGCCGATGTGCCCGCGGTCGAGCCCGCCGACTACGAGACCCCGGCGGACCTGGTGGCCGCGATGCGGGTGCCGCCGGATCGGTGGAGCCGGGTCTCCGACAAGGCCCGCACCAACGCACTCTTCAAGGACGGCATGATCATCGGCCTGGGCTTCCACACCCGCCGCGACGCCGCGGGGCGCCTGGTGGTCTCGTGGGTCACGCCCGACTCGAACGCCGATCGCGCCGGCATGCGCCGCGGCGACGTCATGGACGAGATCGGCGGCCTCACCATCGCGCAGATCGACGGTGACGATCGGTGGGGTGAGATCTACGGTGCCAACGAGCCCGGCGTCGAGGTGCCGGTCCGCTACGTCCGCGAGTCCGACGGCAGCGTGCAGGACGCGGTGATCGTGAAGGACTGGCTCGAGATCGAGACCGTGCCGGTCGACGACGTCTTCGAGCAGGACGGCCACACCGTCGGCTACCTGCTGTTCGCCACCTTCGTCGACACCGCCGCGGCGCGCCTCGACGACACCTTCGAGGCCTTCCGCGACGCGGGCGTGCACGACGTGATCGTCGACCTGCGCTACAACGGCGGCGGCCGCGTGAAGATCGCGCGACAGCTCGTCGACCTGCTGGTGGGCAACGTCGCCGACGGCGAGATCAGCTACAGCGTCGAGTATGGCCCCGGCTTGGCCGATCAGGACGAGCGCCACCCGGTGTCGCGCCGGCGTGGCTCGGTGGTCGACCCGGGACGCATCGTGTTCATCACCTCGGGCAGCACGCTGTCGGCGAGCGAGCTGGTGATCAATGCCGTGCGGCCCCATGTCGACGTGCGCGTGGTCGGGGGCTCCACCGGCGGCAAGCCGGTGGGCTCGCACCAGTGGGAGTTCTGCGACAAGATCCTGCAGCCCATCACGTTCAAGCTGTCCAACGCCGATGGCTACGGCGACTACTTCGATGGCCTGGCGGCCGACTGCATCGCCGGCGACGACCTGATGATGCAGCTCGGTGATCCGCGCGAGGCCGGACTCGCGGCCGCGCTGCACGTCGCGACCACCGGCGCATGTCTGCCACCCCCGCCCGAGCGCGCGCTGATGCCCGACGACGACGGCGTGCACGCCGAGCCGCCGCCGGTGCACGCCGAGATCGAGGGCCTGCGCGGGTTCTTCTAGCGGAGCACGCCCCCCGCGCTAGTTCGGGACCTTCTCGTCCCACGACCAGAAGCAGGCCGGCCCGGCATCGCAGAGGTTGCCGGCGTCGGGCACCGTCACGCAGTAGGACGAGCGGCAGGCATCGGAGCCGCTGCAGCTCTCGTACTCGACCTTCTTGGGCTTGCAGGTGGTCTCGCAGTAACCGCCCGGCTCGCAGATGGCCTCGTCGGTGCCGCAGAAATCGTACAGCAGCGCGCGCTCGCGACACACGTGGGCTTCGAGCGGGTTGTCCTCGTTCACGCGGGTGCAGTTGAGGGTGCTGCACTCTTGGGGCGCGTCGCACTCGTCGCCCAGCGGTCGCACCGGCACGCAGGTGGCCGGGTCGCTGTCGAGGTTGCAGAAGCCGACCTCGGGCTGGCAGCCGTCGCCGCAGTCGGGGCCGCCGATCGGCGCCCAGTCGGTGCAGGCGCCCAGCGGGCCGCACACCTGATCGGTCGCGGCGCAGAGGTCGTCTTGGCCGAAGCACGGCGAACCGACCAGCGGCGAGAGGCAGACCCCGTCGACGCAACACTGGTCGTCGGCGCACGCGCCACAGGCCGTGAGCCCGCTGCAGTCGGCTGCGCTGCACTCGGTCGCGAACAGCAGCGCGTCGCAAACCATCGCCGCGTCGGTGCCGAAGCGATCCGCGTCGAACTTGCAGACCGCGCTCTGGCGGGTGTGGATGCCCGGGCCGACCGCCTCGACCTCGACCTCGGGGTCGCCCTCGGTCGCCGACGAACAGTACGCCAGCAGGTACGAGCGGCTCGGGTAGGCCGCCACGCGCTCGGCGATCTCGGCGAACGCGGCCGGCCACTCGGCGGCGGTCGGGGCCAGGAACGATCCGTCACGACCGATGCGCTGCAGGTCCGCGTCGTCGATGGCGTTGCTGATGCCGATCGAGATGACGTTGTTGGTGGTCTTCTCGACCAGGTTGGTATCGAGCATGCCGTTGGAGGTGTCCTTGCCGTCGGTCACCACCACCACGGTGCCAGTGCTCAGAACGCCG encodes:
- a CDS encoding DUF4202 domain-containing protein, with translation MDLDRAAATLDAWPETVDARWPAVLRAFATHHLDDPREFVRDGVAMTIALDYHARVSAWVRRLDGDAEIAVRLAALAQHVRRFELPRRDYPEGVVGYKRWRAAAMLRHVELAKATLASVGYEPALGDRVGAVMLKKQLHHDPGAALLEDAVCLRFVQDELAAFAADREPEAVAAIVAKTWAKMSPAGHAATLAVLPSLSLSSRLVELVVAATAAG
- a CDS encoding DUF4139 domain-containing protein, whose amino-acid sequence is MASASTPTPAAALQPRIASIVALPLAALVLACAHGRAESRALPLTKLRLYETGVGYFERAGTLGGTHGAGVPVPSGHLDDALESLVVLGADGSVQQVAFDSRQSPAVARARAGLPAEPDAEVRLHDVLVGLRGHDAIVRGAGKRVRGRIVDIIGVPEAGATSPDAPSPVSLQAGATPNHTFVLMMTPRGGFRRIDVATITAVRPLDPALRQRFGAALDAAVALRSNARGMLDVAGRGEVRIGYLAEAPVWRASYRMVVGERNLAALQGWALVHNDTEEDWHDVALELVNGRPDAFLFPMAAPRYDRRELVVPERELSSVPQLLTTTADAMWGDFLDEGEAGTIGYGSGSGTGSGYGASFGGRSAKSPRVTMGSGTSDLVAVGNLAALATGTGQEARTVFAYDAAKHLELQAGRSAMVPLLSSKLEAELVTWVVDFTDGTARHAVRVANTTAQTLPEGTLAVFEGGGFAGEAILPRLKPSERRFLEIGDDPDTELEIDDRDAQEDTKLLVYDNGNLTEHYLRTTSLSLVVHNRSGRARALHVEVPAGSNTEIDGADRIDFDLDRGRPLAVFQVPAQTRTKPRRVTIREGLTRIHGFEAVTVAVLERYADTAALSVATRKFVGEALTRRRAQAEAQTRVTKLEADIETAKADLERLRGHLQALGEGGGDSERNPLVKRVIATEDELAKLRRELETAREELGRRETATRSSLEALATPAAAG
- a CDS encoding SPOR domain-containing protein, with translation MSSTFATLAPTDANACWDGIAVSSDRVALGIDTPASWTPEGARHWAKWLGRLDALVPAGKQLVVMQGAIEICDDGHENCREAAMGWDDGSAFTLFQIAVALFEPDPQQVAQARRAGHVALTVQVAATFDLAAAQALAVRINDTDLELAGFYDVGGFPSTNDVAHVVERVTDDGVRYEVVVGAFLDRAQAREALAVLDEALTLDGFVRPLDQRTSADEGC
- a CDS encoding sodium:solute symporter family protein: MSALLLPVLLYFGVVLVVGAVAARATSANAEDFFLGSRSARTLVLFMALFGTNVTPFVLLGIPGLAYHEGVGVFGYNAAIVALGIPLSFWLIARPAWHEARRQGAISPAELYARKLGSPALGVVLFGAFTIYTLPYMVTSVIGVALATEVFSGGAIDGRLAALALLVVTAIYTAVGGMRATMWTNVVQGVVFMGFVLAAFVAIAAGLGGPAAATAAVLERAPSLLVLGDRPRFAAGAWGSWALAISLTVIAFPHMLVRVFAARDPAALRNTVRLYPAALVLLWLPVVLIGVWGAVAVPGLEGRASDRVLPMMVVQHLPPWMHGVGLAAILAAVMSTLDAQFLTLSSMFGRDVLRRIRRDLHERTEVRAGQVFSLLLAAITWALVVWSPASIFGLATFSFSGYVMLVPTLWAALVWRRFTATAAMASIVAGNAVLLLTMRAGTPLGLLPVAWGLAAASVVALVLPWAWPRRQQPSSALVR
- a CDS encoding DUF3311 domain-containing protein, yielding MAAVAALVVLHLVPARGGPSPLLFGTLPWTLAWSLAWMLAAAVVVWAMTSRTVWPDDEDRDDDDRDDADRERGERGPRA
- a CDS encoding HTTM domain-containing protein — its product is MAERSQPRGRFWRGLDWMWLGPEDGTTLGLLRIGVVAVLLASLLCHAGAFAEYFSSRSPLHGTWARDAFPSRMSIFFAIEQPWAVQLVFAVGIAAHVAWMVGWYTPIAAVLSWALWLSMSGRNPLLYSLPDQLQMVLCTLLMLMPSGRAFSLDARRMGRRQVPVWCRRVWIVQVGTLYTATGLLKSGDTWHRDGTALYYALVNPYNRHFDIGPFYASLQPWLLRPMTHVVLWWEILFAVFVAVHVLRSLLPRRWWFPDLRWPMLGFGVAMHVGIQLALYVVWFSPLMIVSYLAFVSPAELAAVQAWWRRRRPAATAAA